A window from Pokkaliibacter sp. MBI-7 encodes these proteins:
- a CDS encoding amino acid ABC transporter ATP-binding protein: MIRLQQIDKYFGDSHVLKGVDLTLAEGSVTALIGPSGSGKSTLLRCVNLLEWPQSGSLQIGEESLTFGTDPKHQRQAAQRLRRLTGMVFQNFQLFPHLTVIDNVMEGLITVLKWDKPRAQARAMELLTKVGMAHKADFWPATLSGGQQQRVAIARALAPSPRVLLCDEPTSALDPELAVEVVEVLKQLAKEGTTMLMATHDLKLAASTAHQVVFLEHGSIVESGEARQVFTQPRHPRTRDYVSTLAGE; this comes from the coding sequence ATGATCCGTCTGCAACAGATCGACAAGTACTTTGGTGACAGTCATGTCCTCAAAGGCGTGGACCTGACCCTCGCCGAAGGCAGTGTAACGGCACTGATTGGCCCCTCCGGTAGCGGCAAGAGTACCCTGCTGAGGTGTGTTAACCTGCTCGAATGGCCACAGTCAGGCTCGCTGCAAATTGGCGAGGAAAGCCTCACTTTCGGTACCGACCCCAAACACCAGCGTCAGGCAGCACAACGGCTGCGTCGTCTGACCGGCATGGTGTTTCAGAACTTCCAGCTGTTCCCGCATCTGACCGTCATCGACAACGTCATGGAAGGGCTGATTACCGTACTGAAATGGGACAAGCCGCGTGCTCAGGCACGGGCGATGGAGCTACTGACCAAGGTCGGCATGGCACACAAGGCCGACTTCTGGCCAGCAACCCTGTCCGGCGGGCAGCAGCAACGTGTGGCCATTGCCCGGGCGCTGGCGCCGTCACCCAGGGTACTGCTCTGTGATGAGCCGACCTCAGCACTGGACCCGGAACTGGCGGTGGAAGTGGTAGAGGTGCTGAAGCAGCTGGCAAAGGAAGGCACCACCATGCTGATGGCCACCCATGACCTGAAGCTGGCCGCCAGCACCGCCCATCAGGTGGTGTTTCTGGAACACGGCAGCATCGTCGAATCCGGCGAGGCACGGCAGGTGTTTACCCAGCCCAGACATCCGCGTACCCGTGACTATGTATCGACTCTGGCCGGGGAGTAA
- a CDS encoding ABC transporter permease subunit (The N-terminal region of this protein, as described by TIGR01726, is a three transmembrane segment that identifies a subfamily of ABC transporter permease subunits, which specificities that include histidine, arginine, glutamine, glutamate, L-cystine (sic), the opines (in Agrobacterium) octopine and nopaline, etc.): protein MPDWLQLMIDSFPSLLYAGLVFTIPLTLLSFVLGLSLGFITALSRLYGALPLVLLARFYVWLFRGTPLLVQLFLIFYGLPKVGIVFDPFPAALIGFTLNVGAYSSEIVRAVIESVSRGQWEAAYSIGMNWTQAMRRIILPQATRIAVPPLSNTFIALVKDTSLAAVLTVPELFQAAQRIASTTYEPLVMYTEAALLYLLFSTVLSWGQTRLEQHYGRHATHLGGQS from the coding sequence ATGCCTGACTGGTTACAGTTAATGATCGATTCCTTCCCATCCCTGCTGTATGCCGGGCTGGTATTCACCATTCCCCTGACGCTGCTGTCGTTCGTGCTGGGGCTGAGTCTTGGCTTTATCACGGCGCTGTCGCGCCTGTATGGCGCGCTGCCACTGGTACTGCTGGCACGTTTCTATGTCTGGCTGTTCCGTGGCACACCGTTGCTGGTGCAGCTGTTTCTGATTTTCTACGGGTTGCCCAAGGTCGGCATTGTGTTTGACCCCTTCCCGGCGGCACTGATCGGCTTCACCCTCAACGTCGGTGCCTATTCATCGGAAATCGTCCGCGCCGTGATCGAGTCGGTGTCCAGAGGGCAGTGGGAAGCCGCCTATTCCATTGGTATGAACTGGACTCAGGCGATGCGCCGTATCATTCTGCCGCAGGCCACCCGGATTGCCGTGCCGCCGCTGTCCAACACCTTTATTGCGCTGGTCAAAGACACCTCGCTGGCAGCGGTACTGACGGTGCCTGAGCTGTTTCAGGCAGCACAACGCATTGCCTCGACCACCTATGAACCGCTGGTCATGTACACCGAAGCAGCATTGCTCTATCTGCTGTTCAGTACCGTGCTGTCGTGGGGTCAGACCCGTCTGGAGCAGCATTATGGTCGCCATGCCACTCATCTGGGAGGTCAGTCATGA
- a CDS encoding amino acid ABC transporter substrate-binding protein — MKPIRSLLLLGALALAGAAHAADALDQIKSSGVFKIGTEGTYAPFSYHDTDGTLTGFDVEIGAAIAQRLGVKAEFVEGKWDGLIAGIDVKRYDAVINEVSITEARKAKYDFSEPYIASKAVLVAREDDDSMKSFADLKGKRSANTLTSNFGKLAEKYGAEVVSVQGFNDAVELVLSGRADATINDSLSFLDFKKHQPKARLKVVAAEADADHAGVLIRKDNPELLAAINKALADMKADGTYQAISQKYFGADVSQ, encoded by the coding sequence ATGAAACCGATTCGTTCTCTGCTGCTGTTGGGTGCGCTGGCACTGGCGGGCGCTGCCCATGCTGCTGATGCACTGGATCAGATCAAGTCTTCCGGCGTGTTCAAGATCGGCACTGAAGGCACCTACGCGCCTTTCTCCTATCACGATACCGATGGCACCCTGACCGGCTTCGATGTGGAAATTGGCGCGGCCATTGCCCAGCGTCTGGGCGTCAAGGCCGAGTTTGTCGAAGGCAAGTGGGATGGTCTGATCGCCGGTATCGACGTCAAGCGCTACGACGCGGTAATCAATGAGGTGTCCATCACCGAGGCCCGTAAGGCTAAATACGATTTTTCCGAGCCCTATATCGCTTCCAAAGCGGTGCTGGTGGCACGTGAAGACGATGACAGCATGAAGAGCTTCGCCGATCTGAAAGGCAAACGCTCTGCCAACACCCTGACCAGTAACTTTGGCAAGCTGGCCGAGAAATACGGTGCAGAAGTGGTCAGCGTGCAGGGCTTCAATGATGCCGTAGAACTGGTCCTGTCCGGTCGTGCCGATGCCACCATCAACGACAGCCTGTCCTTCCTCGACTTCAAGAAACACCAGCCCAAGGCCAGGCTGAAAGTCGTGGCGGCCGAAGCTGATGCCGATCACGCCGGTGTGCTGATCCGCAAGGACAACCCCGAGCTGCTGGCCGCGATCAACAAGGCGCTGGCAGATATGAAGGCGGATGGTACCTATCAGGCCATCTCCCAGAAGTATTTCGGCGCGGACGTTTCCCAGTAA
- the zapE gene encoding cell division protein ZapE, translating into MSVLSPWAAYEWALANNDFKQDSAQERAARALEACHQGLHHWQAWPGTKLRQPPRGVYLWGPVGRGKTWLMDCFYKSLSLPARRQHFHHFMRWVHKCLFELTGTPEPLQVLAKRLSDEIRVLCLDEFFVADIGDAMILGRLMRMLFDHKVVVVTTSNLPPERLYAHGTHHDRFDPAIKAIREHMDILDVDGGEDHRLHPGPRVQRYWQHTEDAGGSALAAVFEQLRGDAPCDQQALQLGRSVTVIQRSSNVVWCSYRELCGKPLSANDYIRLCDEFSQILLSDVPCLSAPEEVQYIARGTEDAVEQVKTGDRVLPNLSKQDDGARRFIALVDECYDRGIPLYIEAEVAMNELYPRGYLSFPFQRTLSRLNEMQRQRFGKNVLQA; encoded by the coding sequence ATGTCAGTACTGTCCCCCTGGGCCGCCTACGAGTGGGCGCTTGCCAATAACGACTTCAAACAGGATTCCGCACAGGAGCGCGCTGCCCGCGCACTGGAAGCCTGCCATCAGGGCCTGCACCACTGGCAGGCCTGGCCCGGCACCAAACTGCGCCAGCCACCCCGTGGTGTCTATCTGTGGGGTCCGGTAGGTCGCGGTAAAACCTGGCTGATGGACTGTTTCTACAAAAGCCTGTCACTGCCTGCACGGCGTCAGCACTTTCATCATTTTATGCGCTGGGTGCACAAATGCCTGTTCGAGCTGACTGGCACACCTGAACCACTGCAGGTACTGGCCAAACGCCTGAGTGATGAAATCCGTGTGCTCTGTCTGGATGAGTTTTTCGTCGCCGATATCGGCGATGCGATGATTCTGGGCAGGCTGATGCGCATGCTGTTCGACCACAAAGTGGTGGTAGTGACGACCTCCAACCTGCCCCCCGAACGCCTCTATGCTCACGGCACCCATCACGACCGCTTCGATCCGGCCATCAAGGCGATCCGTGAACACATGGATATTCTGGATGTCGATGGCGGGGAAGACCACCGTCTGCATCCCGGCCCGCGGGTGCAGCGCTACTGGCAGCACACTGAAGATGCCGGCGGCAGTGCACTGGCGGCCGTATTTGAGCAGCTGCGCGGTGACGCCCCCTGCGATCAGCAGGCGCTGCAGCTGGGTCGCAGCGTGACGGTGATACAACGCAGCAGCAACGTAGTGTGGTGCAGTTACCGCGAGCTGTGCGGCAAACCGCTGTCGGCCAATGACTATATTCGCCTGTGCGATGAGTTCAGCCAGATTCTGCTCAGCGATGTACCCTGCCTGAGCGCGCCGGAGGAGGTGCAGTACATTGCCCGAGGCACCGAGGATGCCGTGGAACAGGTCAAAACCGGCGACCGGGTGCTGCCTAATCTGTCCAAACAGGATGATGGCGCGCGGCGCTTTATCGCCCTGGTGGATGAGTGCTATGACCGTGGTATTCCACTGTATATCGAAGCGGAGGTGGCCATGAACGAGTTGTACCCGCGGGGCTATCTGTCGTTCCCGTTCCAGCGTACCCTGAGTCGCCTGAATGAAATGCAGCGCCAGCGTTTCGGCAAGAATGTGCTACAGGCCTAA
- a CDS encoding NfeD family protein, which translates to MWSMEPWQIWVIVGLLLAVGEVLGAAFVALALGLACLPGALLASMGVEFKLQLLGVAIAAVILIPLAIGAYRRRQQSGGNSAVAMVGEQHYKVRTRVVEHNGRIGVRIDGTFYPLAAQADEQPWQVGSEVDVLGFEGITARARPCLS; encoded by the coding sequence ATGTGGTCAATGGAACCCTGGCAGATCTGGGTCATCGTCGGTTTGTTGCTGGCCGTAGGGGAAGTCCTCGGCGCGGCCTTTGTGGCACTGGCACTGGGGTTGGCCTGCCTGCCCGGCGCATTGCTGGCGAGCATGGGTGTTGAATTCAAGTTGCAACTGCTGGGCGTGGCCATTGCCGCAGTCATTCTGATCCCGCTGGCCATCGGCGCCTATCGCCGTCGCCAGCAGTCAGGTGGCAACAGTGCGGTGGCGATGGTGGGTGAGCAGCATTACAAGGTGCGTACCCGGGTGGTGGAACACAACGGCCGGATCGGTGTGCGCATTGACGGCACCTTTTACCCGCTGGCGGCGCAGGCAGATGAACAACCCTGGCAGGTGGGCAGCGAAGTGGACGTGCTGGGGTTTGAAGGGATTACGGCCAGGGCCCGCCCATGCCTGTCGTGA
- a CDS encoding NADP-dependent oxidoreductase — MPVVMPAGAVQQLRLAQRPAAELQPGDFYLHSVPAPTASQLQPGQLLLRPCYISVDPYMRTRMQASGYDYIEHWQAGSVLSGWTLAQVEASADPQWQAGDWAIGHLPMQQRLIAAAATLWQQRTETPPLDCMHPLGMTGFTAWLGMQLGQPGPDDTVLVCAAAGAVGSLAAQLARQAGARVIVAAGREDKRQWLRQAGFTEVLDHHHRDFLTTLAQHAPQGISLNFELIGGQVFHGVNELMREGGRVVLCGLISQYQRAQPRQAPANLAQLQRRRVQVLPYVAPHYEQRLPAFRQAMPALLDTLHWQLDVLEGSLDTVPAALIGLLRGDNLGKRLVRLV, encoded by the coding sequence ATGCCTGTCGTGATGCCCGCAGGCGCCGTACAGCAGCTGCGGCTGGCACAGCGGCCTGCTGCTGAGCTGCAGCCCGGCGACTTTTACCTGCACAGCGTGCCTGCCCCCACCGCCAGCCAGTTGCAGCCCGGCCAGCTGTTGCTGCGCCCCTGCTATATCAGTGTTGACCCCTATATGCGTACCCGCATGCAGGCCAGTGGCTATGACTATATTGAGCACTGGCAGGCGGGCAGCGTGCTGTCCGGCTGGACGCTGGCACAGGTGGAAGCCAGTGCCGATCCGCAGTGGCAGGCAGGCGACTGGGCCATTGGTCATCTGCCGATGCAGCAGCGGCTGATTGCCGCAGCCGCGACCCTGTGGCAGCAGCGTACCGAAACACCGCCGCTGGACTGTATGCACCCGCTGGGGATGACCGGCTTTACTGCCTGGCTGGGCATGCAGCTGGGGCAGCCCGGCCCGGACGATACGGTACTGGTCTGCGCCGCTGCCGGCGCCGTGGGCTCGCTGGCGGCCCAGCTGGCAAGACAGGCCGGAGCGCGGGTGATTGTCGCTGCTGGCCGTGAAGACAAGCGCCAGTGGTTGCGACAGGCGGGCTTTACCGAGGTGCTCGACCATCACCACCGGGATTTTCTCACCACCCTGGCACAACATGCGCCACAGGGCATCAGCCTGAATTTCGAGCTGATCGGGGGGCAGGTGTTTCATGGTGTTAATGAACTGATGCGCGAAGGCGGCAGAGTGGTGCTGTGCGGGCTGATCAGCCAGTACCAGCGTGCCCAGCCGCGGCAGGCGCCGGCCAATCTGGCGCAGCTGCAGCGGCGACGGGTACAGGTGCTGCCCTATGTCGCCCCCCACTATGAGCAGCGACTGCCGGCATTCCGGCAGGCCATGCCCGCCCTGCTGGACACACTGCACTGGCAGCTGGATGTGCTTGAGGGCAGTCTCGATACCGTACCTGCGGCACTGATCGGCCTGCTGCGGGGGGACAATCTGGGTAAACGACTGGTCCGGCTGGTGTAA
- a CDS encoding paraslipin, with the protein MDVQLTGGLLITLVIAVLAMVILIKGLRIVQQSEAVVIERLGSYHKTLEPGVNWIVPFVDLPRAIKVKRYMGEHAAAIMVETSRIDRRETVLDFPGQSVITTDNVSVMINGVLYYQIIDPQRAVYQVENLIQSIEVLAKTTLRSEIGKMELDKLFESRQEINASLETVLDEAANKWGVKVTRVEIQDIQIPDEIQDAMRKQMTAERERRAVVRRAEGERQAAIETAEGERQAAILRAQGEREASILTAEGQQQAINLLTEALGSDVDKSKVIGYLIAKDYLNTLPQIAKDGERVFLPYEASATLGSLGMISELFRKDSQA; encoded by the coding sequence ATGGATGTGCAACTGACAGGTGGTCTGCTGATCACCCTGGTCATCGCTGTACTGGCGATGGTGATACTGATCAAGGGGCTGCGTATCGTGCAGCAGTCGGAGGCGGTGGTTATTGAACGCCTCGGCAGCTATCACAAGACCCTTGAACCCGGCGTCAACTGGATTGTGCCTTTTGTCGACCTGCCGCGGGCGATCAAGGTGAAACGCTACATGGGCGAACATGCGGCGGCCATCATGGTCGAGACCAGCCGTATTGATCGCCGTGAAACCGTGCTGGACTTCCCCGGCCAGTCGGTGATCACCACCGACAACGTCAGTGTGATGATCAACGGCGTGCTGTATTACCAGATCATCGACCCGCAGCGGGCGGTCTATCAGGTGGAAAACCTGATCCAGTCTATTGAGGTGCTGGCCAAGACTACCCTGCGTTCAGAGATCGGCAAGATGGAACTGGACAAGCTGTTTGAGTCGCGTCAGGAAATTAACGCGAGTCTGGAAACCGTACTTGATGAGGCGGCCAACAAATGGGGCGTCAAAGTGACGCGGGTGGAGATTCAGGACATCCAGATCCCCGATGAAATTCAGGATGCCATGCGCAAGCAGATGACGGCCGAACGTGAGCGGCGCGCCGTGGTACGGCGGGCCGAAGGTGAGCGTCAGGCCGCGATCGAAACCGCCGAAGGTGAGCGTCAGGCCGCCATTCTGCGCGCGCAGGGGGAGCGGGAAGCCTCGATTCTGACGGCCGAGGGCCAGCAGCAGGCGATCAATCTGCTGACCGAGGCGCTGGGCAGTGATGTCGACAAGAGCAAGGTGATTGGCTATCTGATCGCCAAGGACTACCTCAACACCCTGCCGCAGATTGCCAAAGACGGCGAACGGGTGTTCCTGCCCTATGAAGCCAGCGCTACCCTCGGCAGCCTCGGCATGATCAGTGAGCTGTTCAGGAAAGATAGCCAGGCCTGA
- a CDS encoding response regulator: MRILMVEDDQALAEVLVRGLQKAGDVVDWVSRGQQAWTALHTSTEHFDLLVLDLGLPDGDGLSLLRKLRNEGNTMPTLILTARDALEDRVSGLDAGADDYLVKPFELAELQARLRALGRRQRGKSSEEWRLGALRLDPGQLRAWLSEADLQLNRREFMLLRALAERSGQVITRSRLEEQLYGWGEEVESNTLEVHIHHLRKKLGKDAIRTVRGVGYRLELAE, translated from the coding sequence ATGCGTATATTGATGGTGGAAGACGATCAGGCGCTGGCAGAGGTGCTGGTCAGAGGGCTGCAGAAGGCCGGTGATGTGGTGGACTGGGTCAGTCGTGGCCAGCAGGCCTGGACGGCGCTGCATACCAGCACCGAACATTTCGACCTGCTGGTACTGGATCTGGGCCTGCCTGATGGCGATGGCCTGAGTCTGCTGCGCAAGCTGCGTAACGAGGGTAATACCATGCCCACCCTGATTCTCACCGCCCGCGATGCACTGGAAGACCGGGTTAGCGGGCTGGATGCCGGGGCCGATGACTATCTGGTCAAACCCTTTGAACTGGCCGAATTACAGGCCCGGCTGCGGGCACTGGGGCGGCGTCAGCGCGGCAAAAGCTCGGAAGAGTGGCGGCTCGGGGCATTACGGCTGGACCCCGGACAGCTGCGAGCGTGGCTGAGTGAGGCGGATCTGCAGCTCAACCGCCGTGAGTTCATGCTGCTGCGCGCACTGGCGGAACGCTCCGGGCAGGTCATCACCCGCAGCCGGCTGGAAGAACAGCTGTACGGCTGGGGTGAAGAGGTGGAGAGCAACACGCTGGAAGTGCACATCCACCATCTGCGGAAAAAGCTCGGCAAAGATGCTATTCGCACCGTACGCGGCGTGGGCTACCGGCTGGAGCTGGCTGAATGA
- a CDS encoding ATP-binding protein, with amino-acid sequence MSLRRILLVTVLSLVAIGQITSFVWIYSEGQEEMEEVLDSDLLSQAGWTSLWLKNLPAEDTEKIATNLTERQFEGLPADWVMDQGYHLVSSRLQLWDAKLQRWWPEDLPREPIEKAGFGWHDFGGLRWRTFDLVLDDVPIRARLWQSLDVRDVALEETLEAMLLPNIAVLVLLLFILGIVIHRSLSPLSVLAQRLSRRPADDLSTLPSPSRTEEIQQLTQSLNGWILRLNDTLQRERGFASDVAHELRSPLAALQLQLDEFSADQPGITQARNSVRRLARVVDQLLSLARLEHRLATLRLQPVALDTLLEELLGEMADQVLAKGKEIELTGQAGEVQSEPILLSVVLRNLLENASKYSDAGSLIEVELRENDSEVLCLVRDRGAGIPAARRSEVQQRFVRLDTGRDGAGLGLAIVGRICDALHIDWQLQDRDDGQNGLQVYLRWPR; translated from the coding sequence ATGAGTCTGCGCCGTATCCTGCTGGTGACGGTGCTGAGTCTGGTGGCCATAGGCCAGATCACCAGTTTTGTCTGGATCTACAGCGAAGGGCAGGAAGAAATGGAGGAGGTGCTCGACAGCGACCTGCTCAGTCAGGCTGGCTGGACCAGCCTGTGGCTGAAGAACCTGCCGGCCGAAGACACCGAAAAGATCGCCACCAATCTGACTGAGCGCCAGTTTGAAGGGCTGCCCGCCGACTGGGTGATGGATCAGGGCTACCATCTGGTCAGTTCGCGGTTGCAGTTATGGGATGCCAAACTGCAACGCTGGTGGCCGGAGGACTTACCGCGTGAGCCGATCGAGAAGGCCGGGTTTGGCTGGCATGACTTTGGCGGCCTGCGCTGGCGTACTTTCGATCTGGTGCTGGACGACGTACCGATCCGTGCCCGCCTGTGGCAGTCGCTGGACGTACGCGATGTGGCGCTGGAAGAAACGCTGGAAGCGATGTTGCTACCCAACATCGCCGTGCTGGTGCTGCTGCTGTTTATTCTCGGTATCGTTATTCACCGCAGCCTGTCGCCATTGTCGGTGCTGGCACAGCGTCTGAGCAGACGCCCTGCCGATGATCTCAGCACCCTGCCATCACCGTCGCGTACCGAAGAGATTCAGCAGCTCACGCAAAGCCTTAACGGCTGGATTCTGCGCCTCAACGATACCCTGCAGCGCGAGCGGGGGTTTGCCTCTGATGTCGCCCATGAACTGCGCTCGCCGCTGGCAGCACTGCAGCTGCAGCTGGATGAGTTCAGTGCCGATCAGCCCGGTATCACTCAGGCTCGCAACAGCGTGCGGCGGCTGGCGCGGGTGGTGGACCAGCTGCTCAGTCTGGCGCGGCTGGAACACCGGCTGGCGACCTTACGTTTGCAGCCGGTAGCACTGGATACCCTGCTGGAAGAGCTGCTCGGTGAAATGGCCGATCAGGTGCTGGCCAAGGGTAAGGAAATTGAGCTGACCGGACAGGCGGGCGAAGTGCAGAGCGAACCCATCCTGCTCAGCGTGGTGCTGCGCAACCTGCTGGAAAACGCCAGCAAATACAGTGATGCCGGCAGCCTGATTGAAGTGGAACTGCGCGAAAACGACAGTGAAGTGCTGTGTCTGGTGCGTGACCGGGGCGCCGGGATTCCCGCCGCCCGCCGCAGCGAAGTGCAGCAGCGTTTTGTGCGGCTGGATACTGGCCGCGACGGCGCGGGTCTGGGGCTGGCGATTGTTGGCCGCATCTGTGATGCGCTGCATATCGACTGGCAGCTGCAGGACCGCGATGACGGTCAGAACGGGCTGCAGGTGTATCTGCGCTGGCCGCGCTGA
- a CDS encoding flavin reductase family protein, producing the protein MSYLDPVELPKAYRLLNHGPTVLVSSAAHGQRNIMAAAWAMPLDFDPPKVLVVVDRNTLTRELMEASGVFALQVPSTEQAQLTMDVGTCSGRDGDKFRQFAIASHSGSAIDVPLADGCLAYLECRIINEPHNQQRYDLFIGEVVAARADRRAFSEGRWHFEGEAPRSLHYVAGGAFFATGDAFSVNGSADGE; encoded by the coding sequence GTGTCTTATCTTGACCCCGTTGAACTGCCCAAAGCCTATCGTCTGCTCAATCACGGCCCGACCGTGCTGGTCAGCAGTGCCGCCCACGGCCAGCGCAATATCATGGCGGCCGCCTGGGCCATGCCGCTCGACTTTGACCCGCCCAAAGTGCTGGTCGTGGTGGATCGCAACACCCTGACCCGCGAACTGATGGAAGCCTCAGGCGTGTTTGCACTGCAGGTGCCTTCCACAGAACAGGCACAGCTGACCATGGATGTCGGTACCTGTTCCGGTCGTGATGGGGATAAATTCCGTCAGTTTGCTATCGCCAGCCATAGCGGCTCGGCCATTGATGTGCCGCTGGCCGATGGCTGCTTGGCTTATCTGGAATGCCGCATCATCAACGAGCCGCACAACCAGCAGCGCTACGATCTGTTTATTGGCGAAGTGGTGGCGGCCAGAGCAGACCGGCGCGCCTTCAGCGAGGGTCGCTGGCACTTCGAAGGAGAGGCGCCGCGCTCGCTGCACTACGTGGCGGGAGGGGCGTTCTTTGCCACCGGCGATGCCTTCAGCGTCAATGGCAGCGCCGACGGCGAGTAA
- a CDS encoding amino acid synthesis family protein, whose amino-acid sequence MSFEIRKIVSHVEQTFIEGGKAAEQPVTMAGLAVVITNPWLGRGFVDDLQPEIKAGCSDLGALMVEKLTALVGGAHRVEAYGKAAVVGAEGEIEHASGVIHTLRFGNHYRQAVNAKSYLSFTNKRGGPGTSIQIPMMHKDDEGLRSHYITLEMQIEDAPRANEIVVVLGASDGGRLHPRIGNRYLDLQQLAAEQAG is encoded by the coding sequence ATGAGCTTTGAAATTCGCAAGATCGTCAGCCATGTCGAGCAAACCTTTATCGAAGGCGGCAAAGCCGCAGAACAACCGGTGACCATGGCCGGGCTGGCGGTGGTGATCACCAACCCCTGGCTGGGGCGTGGGTTTGTCGACGACCTGCAGCCCGAGATCAAGGCAGGCTGCTCCGATCTGGGTGCGCTGATGGTGGAAAAGCTCACCGCGCTGGTGGGCGGCGCGCACCGGGTTGAAGCGTATGGCAAGGCAGCGGTGGTCGGCGCTGAAGGTGAGATCGAGCATGCTTCGGGAGTGATCCATACCCTGCGCTTTGGCAATCACTACCGTCAGGCAGTGAATGCCAAGAGCTACCTGAGTTTTACCAACAAGCGTGGCGGCCCCGGCACCTCGATCCAGATTCCGATGATGCACAAGGATGACGAAGGCCTGCGTTCGCACTACATCACGCTGGAAATGCAGATCGAAGATGCGCCCCGTGCCAATGAAATCGTCGTCGTGCTCGGTGCCTCTGACGGTGGCCGCCTGCATCCACGGATCGGCAACCGTTACCTCGATCTGCAGCAGCTGGCGGCGGAACAGGCTGGCTGA
- a CDS encoding alpha/beta fold hydrolase, giving the protein MHPSMAQTTPAGTSYLCQGSGRPVVLIHGVGLNKEMWGGQFVGLAPRYQVIAYDMLGHGASQPPASDATLASYAAQLAELLDHLQLAQATVIGFSMGGLVARAFALHYPERLQGLVILNSVFRRTAEQRQGVLARTDQAAAMGPDANAEAALARWFSQEYQAASAAQISAIRQILAGNDPQGYLTTYRLFATEDMYGAEALDSIKVPTLIATGELDPGSTPEMARQLADCITGAEVVVLREQRHMMAVEAPKEVNQMLLRFLRRIESPLQLSGRAS; this is encoded by the coding sequence ATGCATCCTTCGATGGCACAGACGACCCCGGCGGGCACCAGTTACCTCTGTCAGGGCAGTGGCAGGCCGGTAGTGCTGATTCATGGCGTGGGACTGAACAAGGAGATGTGGGGCGGGCAGTTTGTCGGCCTCGCACCACGCTATCAGGTCATCGCCTACGACATGCTCGGTCATGGCGCCAGCCAGCCACCGGCCAGCGATGCCACACTGGCCAGTTATGCCGCCCAGCTGGCCGAACTGCTGGATCATCTGCAGCTGGCGCAGGCAACGGTGATCGGCTTCTCTATGGGCGGGCTGGTGGCACGGGCATTTGCTTTGCATTACCCGGAACGTTTGCAGGGGCTGGTGATTCTCAACAGTGTCTTCAGACGTACGGCAGAACAGCGTCAGGGTGTTCTCGCCCGTACTGATCAGGCGGCGGCTATGGGGCCTGATGCCAACGCGGAAGCCGCGCTGGCGCGCTGGTTCAGTCAGGAATATCAGGCTGCCAGCGCTGCCCAGATCAGCGCCATCCGGCAGATTCTGGCAGGCAACGACCCGCAGGGTTACCTGACCACTTACCGGCTGTTTGCCACCGAAGATATGTACGGTGCGGAGGCGCTGGACTCCATCAAAGTGCCGACACTGATCGCTACCGGCGAGCTGGATCCCGGCTCGACCCCGGAAATGGCCCGCCAGCTGGCGGACTGCATCACCGGAGCGGAAGTCGTGGTACTGCGCGAACAGCGCCACATGATGGCAGTGGAAGCACCAAAAGAAGTCAATCAGATGCTGCTGCGCTTTCTGCGCCGGATTGAGAGCCCGTTGCAGCTGAGCGGGCGGGCCTCGTAA